GGTGTCCCTGCATCCGGTCGATGCTGCTTGCGTCGAACACATTCGCGTTATACTCGAACTCAATTAACAGCTCAGTCGCCGGAATGACGCACAGGTTGAAATCATAGTTCGTCTGCTCGTTCATCCGAACGTTCGAGATGACGAAGCTTTCCGTACCGTCGCTGCTCTTCTGCTCCATGCTCAGCTCGACCGGATAGTTCTCGAACACCATAATATGCTGAATCAGATCTTGTTTCTGATCCGTCAAGGCCTGAATATCATACAGTGGCGTCGTGTCGTACGATTGTGAAGCTACGGCCTGGTGCTGCGTCTGCTTAAGCAATTGGACGAAGCTTGCCGATTCGTCGTTGCGCACACGCACCGGAACGGTGTTGATGCACAGACCAATCATCGTCTGTACGCCCGGAATGTCTGCAGGACGACCGGACACGACTGCCCCGAACACCACATCGTTACTATTATTATATTTGTGTAAAATAACGCCCCACACCGACTGCAGCAAGTTATTCAGCGTCACATGCTGCTGCTGTGCAACGGAGTTCATCCGATCCGTCAGCTCGCGGCTCAGGCGGAACGAGCGCTTCTTAAGCGCGTACTCTGTCGGCTTGCCACTATGGGACAACGCCGTCTTCGGCAGTGCTGTATCCTGCTCATAGCCTGACAAATATTCGCCCCAGTATTGAAGCGCCTGCTCTTGATCTTGACGTTCCAGCCATTCGATGTATGCGCGGTACGGCAGCACCTCGTGCCATCTCGGCTCACGCTGCTCTACGATCGCAAAGTACGTCTCGAACAGCTCCTGCATGAGCAAGGACAAGCACCAGCCATCCATCAGAATATGATGGAAGCTCCATACAATGCGATAGGACGTCTCATCCAGCTGCAGAACCGCCATCCGAAGCAATGGATCCGTAGTGAGATCGAAGCCTTGCTGCTTATCGCCATCGCAGAATGCATGAATGTAGGCCTCTTGCTCATCCGGCTCCATCCGACTCAAATTCTCATAATGGAACGCCGCCTTCTTCTCGCGCATGACGACTTGCACCGGTTGCTCCAGCACACCATTGAAGAAGTTCGTGCGAAGAATCGAATGACGGTTCATGAGTGACTGCAGCCCTTGCTCCAGCACCTCTGGGCGGAACGTACCGTTCAAGTCGAACGTAGCTTGCTCGAAGTAAGCCCCCGATTTGGAGTTCATCAAGCTATAGAACAGCATTCCCTTCTGCATCGGGGAAAGCGTATAGACGTCCTCCAGCTCACCGACAGGACGGACCGATTCAACGAGTCGCTCCAGCTCATCCAGCGACAGCCCCTTCAGCGTCACGTCGCTTGGTGTCAGCTCCGTATTCTCCTGCGATGTGCAGTAGGCAATCAGATCGCTGAGCGATTGCTGTAGCAGACCGGCAAGGCGCTCCACGGTCTCACGGCGGAACTGCTTCTTGCTGTAGCTGATCGTCATCGACAGCGAGCCGTTCGCAATCATTCCGTTCAAGTCGAGTGCGAAGGCGCGACCGGCACGACTGCTAATCGAAGCTCCTGTTGAATACGGAGAGAACGACATCGCACTGTTTTTCAAATCCTGGTCGAATTGTCCCAAGTAGTTGAAGCAAATGTCAGGCGCGAGCGTATAAGCTTCGCCTTCCTCCAGCTCGCTCAAGTACTTAAGAATGCCATAGCCGATTCCCTTCTTCGGCATGCGGCGCAAATCTTCCTTAACGGTCTTGATGTGTCGACCCATCGAGTCTGCGCCCGACAGATCGAGTACAACCGGATATTGACTCGTGAACCAGCCGATCGTCCGGCTCATATCGATATCAGAAATAATGTCCTCGCGGCCGTGACCTTCGAGACATACGAGAATACGCTCCTGTCCGGACCACGCCTGCATAGACATACCGAATGCAGTAAGCAGCAGGTCGTTCATCTCCGTATTGTAGGCACGATGCGCCTGCTTCAGCAGCAGCTCAGTTTCTTGCTCGCTCCAAGCGACGGTGATGACCTCGCTATCCTCGATCAGCGTCTCCCTAACCTCATCATCCTTAGGGAGTGGCTGAAGATCACGCTGCTCAAGAGCTCTCCAATACGAGCGGTCCTCTTCCAACGCATCGCTGTCGGCGTATTCTGCCAATCGCTCTGCCCACAGCCGGAACGAATCGGTCTTGAGCGGCAAGCTAAGCACTTCTCCCTTAACCGCTTGCTCATATCCAGTCGCTAAGTCCTCCAGAAGAATACGCCACGATACGCCATCTACCGCCAGATGGTGAATGGCAATGAGCAGGTGGTCGCCGTCTGCGCAGCGGAACAAGCCCAGCTTCACGAGCGGACCTTCGGTTAAGCTGATGCTGCCTTGAATTTCTGTCGCCTTCGCTTCGATCTCGGATTCACTGACAGATGCCGCCGTATAGTCCATGACCTCCAGCGAGAACAGCTCACCTTCGTCAGCCTTCCGATTCCATGCCTGATAGCCCCTACCATCCTCAGACACTGAATATACGAGACGCAGAGCATCATGATGAACCACAATCTGATGCATCGCCTTGCGTAGCGCCGTCTCCTCGAAGCCATCCTGTCTGTACAGCATAAGCGCCTGGTTAAAATGATGCGGATCCGCCCACTGCTGCTCGAAGAACCACTTGTGGATCGGAGTCAGCCCCACCGAACCGCTAACCTCGCCTTGATCGGCCATACGGCTTACCGCTTGAACATGCGGGCTCAGCTCGGCAATGGTCGGATATTGGAAGAAATGCTTCGTCTCCACCTTGAAGCCTTCTTGGAACATACGGGACGATACTTGAATCGACTTGATCGAATCGCCGCCGAGCTCGAAGAAATGGTCGTAGATGCCGACCGTTGCTACGCCAAGCACCTTTTCCCATACACTGGCAAGCAGCTCTTCCATCTCATTGCGTGGAGCGGCATGCGCCGAGACAGCTTGAACCGCTCCTTCCGGAGCAGGTAACGCCTTGCGGTCAATTTTTCCGTTAGGCGTAAGCGGCATTTGCTCCAGTTGTACGAAGAACGACGGAATCATGTATGCTGGCAGCTCTTGTCCGAGGAAGGAACGAAGCTGTGCAGCCGATACTTGCGCCTCAGCAACATAGTAGGCGACGAGCTGCTTCTGACCGCCCTCATCCTCACGTGCGACAACGATCGTCTCAACGATATCCGATTGCTTGAGCAGCTGCGCTTCGATCTCGCCGAGCTCAATACGATACCCGCGAATTTTGACCTGATGGTCAATTCGTCCTAAATATTCGATATTGCCATCAGCCGTCCACCGAGCCAAGTCACCTGTCTTGTACATGCGCTCACCCGGAACGAACGGATTATCGATGAACTTGTCTGCTGTCAGCTCCGGCTTGTGTAAATACCCTCGCGCTAAGCCGACGCCGCCCAAGCAGAGCTCACCGGCAACTCCGATTGGCAGCATCCGATGTTCAGCATCTACGATATAAACATGATGGTTGTGGATAGGACCGCCGATTGTGATTGGCTTCGAACGATCCCAGTCAGTTGGACAAGTCCAGGCCGTCGAACAGATCGAATCCTCCGTTGGACCATATGCATTAATGTAAGTAACGTGTCCCTTCCACTTCTCGATAAGCTCAGCTGAAGAAGCCGAGCCTGCTGTAACGAGCCTCTGAAGCGAAGGAAGGCGCATCGGATCTAGGTACAACGCATAGTTAGGCGGCAACGTTGCGACCGTAATCGCATGCTCCGACATGTAGCTCTCGAATTGGTGGTAATCCAGTATGACGGACGATTCCGGAACATACAAGGCAGCACCGAAGAATAACGCCATGTACGTCTCCCACGCAGAAGCGTCGAAGGAGAAGCTGGCGAACTGCAACACTTTATCGTCGGGTGTGATACCGAGCGTGCTCGCGAAGTACGTCTTCAGACTTACGAGACCACGATGCTCAACCATAACCCCCTTCGGGTTACCTGTCGTACCGGATGTATAGATCACATAAGCAAGATCGTTGGACCCGGACACCGCTTCGAGCGGCGAGCTGTCTTGATTATATGCATTCGCATCGTCCAAGTTGATGACTTGGCCATCATAAGCAACACGATCCAGCAAGCGCTCCTGAGTGAGCAGCAGCTTCGCGCCGGAATCCTCGAGCATGTATTTAATACGCTCTAGCGGGTATTCAGGGTCAATTGGCACATAAGCGCCACCTGATTTGAGCACAGCTAATAAGCCGACGACCATCTCTAGTGATCGTTCGACCATCAGACCAACGAGCTGATCACGTCCTGCACCCTTCGTGCGCAATGTGCGTGCCAGCTGATTCGCCTTTTCATTCAACTCACGGTAAGTAAGCTGTTGGTCACCGAACACAAGTGCGATATGCTCCGGTGTGCGATCCGCCTGCTCCTCGAACAGCTGATGAATGGTCTTGCCCACTTCATATTCGACGGCTGTATCGTTCAGCACATTCATGATATACAGCTGCTCTTCCTTGCTTAGTAGGGAAAGCTCTTTAATCGTGACGCTCGGGCTTTCTACAATTTGACTGACTACATTCAGATACTGCTCGATCATACGAGAAATTTCAGTCTCGCTGAACAGATGAATTCTGTAATCTACAAGGACCTCCAACTCTTGTTCATCTAACATCTCCACCACGTGAACGTCGAAGTCGCTGCCTGTTGCTCCGTTGAATGGAGCGTCAACCTCGTAGCTAATCTCATCCAACTGCGTGAATCCAAGTGTTCGATACTGCAACGTAATCCCGAACAAGCGCTGTACATCACTATAAGCATAAATCTCGCGTAAATCTTGAATCATCTTGTTATACGGATAACGTTGATGACGAAGAATGGTAGATTGTTCCTTAGTCACGACTTGAAGGAAGCTTAGTAGCTTAGCATTCGGGTCAACTTGCGTTCGCACCGGTACTGTACTTACGTACATCCCGATCGTTTCTTTCTCCTTCTTCGACGTCCGGTTCGCATAAGCAGTTCCGATCGAAATATCCTGTTGATTCGTTGCCTTGTGCATGTACACATAGAAGGCCCCAAGGAAGAAGGTGAACAAGCTCGTTTTATGTTCATCGCAGAAGCTTCTTACACGCTGGAACAACGAGTTTTCCAATCTGATCTTATATCGCTTGGACTCTGTGCTAAGTGTAAGAGGATTGTACGCCTTTAGTCCCGTCACTTCAGGTAAAACACTGAACTTTTCGAACCAGAAGCTCTTGTCCTTCTGATAACGATCAGATTCCTCATAATCCTTCTCAACCTTGACAAGCTCGAGATATTCAGGTCGAGAAACTTCTTCATAAGTCCCTTTAACCATAGCTGCATAGGTATGCGCGATTTGGTTAATCGCCATAACCATCGATACACCGTCAGATATAATATGGTGCATCTTGAAGTTGTACCAGATTTCATTTTCGCTTATTTTTAGCAACACGAAGAAAGACAAATCCGAATCCAGTATTGGGATAGGCTTCGGGATATGGGCGTCGAGCCAAGCGTAAGCTGCTTCTCTCGGATGAGGATGATCACTAAAATCATATATGTCCAGCGGCTTCTCTTGGAACGCCTCTACATATTGCTTCGGTGCATCGTTTTCAACCGTTATTTTGATGCGGAATGCTTCATTCTCGCGAATAGCTGCATAAATCGCTTGCTTAAGCAGCTCGAGATCAATTTTTTCCTGAATCCTGACTGTAGCTGTTAGCACGGATAGGCTTGTGTTCGGGTACAGCAGCTCCGTATACCAGATCCGCTGCTGAGGCTGAGTCAATAAGGCTGACTGCATCGATTTCCTCGTGCTCCTTTTTGTTCCCTGCACCATTATGTACACTCCTATCTATTGTGTATATCTATACGGCTGCAGACTCCTCCATTGGGGAAGCCCGGAATTGTAGCTGATACAGCTCTGCATATAAGCCGCCTTGCGCAAGCAGCTGCTCGTGAGTGCCTTGCTCCTGAAGCTGACCGTCTGCGATGACGCAGATCGAGTGAGCCTGTTCAATGGTCGACAGGCGATGGGCGATGACAAGCGTCGTACGTCCAACCATCAGCTTGTCTAGCGCCTGCTTGACCGCATACTCCGCTTCTGCATCCAGTGCAGAGGTCGCTTCATCCAGCAGTAATATCGGCGCGTTCTTCAGCAATGCTCGTGCAATCGCGATTCGCTGCCTCTGACCGCCAGATAAGTTCGCTCCGCTCTCTCCGACGAGGGTATTGTAGCCGTCAGGCAGCTCCTGAATGAATGCATGCGCGAACGCCGCTTCCGCCGCCGCCTGCACTTCCTCATCGGTAGCGTTCTGCAACCCGAATCGGATATTATCCGCGATCGTACCGTGAAACAAAGTCGCTTCCTGAGGCACATAGGCGATCAAATCGCGAACTTCCTTCAATGTATACTGTGAAGCCGGCCGCCCATAGAAGGACAGAAGACCTTGCTCCACAGGATAAAATCCAAGCAGCAGCTTGAGCAGCGTGCTCTTGCCTCCTCCGCTCGGTCCGACGATCGCCGTCACTTCACCCTCTCGTGCTACTAACGACAGCTCTTTTAACACCAGTCGTTCCGGTGTATAGCCGAACGTCACACGGTTCAGCTCAATGGCTGCTTCTACATGCAAGGAAGATTTAAGAGCTACTCCGCCCTGCTCCTTACTTGGCTCAGAATGCGCTGGCTCGAGCATTCGCTCAGTTTCTACAGGTTCCCTCAGCACCTCTTGTACGCGAGCCACACCGGCGAACGACTGCTGCATCAGCGTGACCGCAGCTCCAAGCTGTAAAAACATAAAGGAGATGCCGCTTTGCAGCTGCACCATCTGTCCAAGTATCCCGAGCTCCATCTGGTTACGGGAGACGAAGATCAAGCCGATCAGCAGCACCCCGCCTAAGCTTAAGAACTGAATAATAAAGTTGCCTGACTCCAATAATCCGGATTGATGTCCTTGCTTAACCCCGGACTCACTAACCTCATCGCTTGCCTTCGTACATAGCTTCGTAACAATAGATTTCAATCCGAACATCTTAATAACCGTAAGTCCAGCAATCAGATCGCCTAGACGCTCAGTCAGCTCACCTAGCTGAAGCTGAAGCTTGTCGCTAATGCGCCGCATCGGGGCAGCGAACCGGGTATTCAGCAGCACGGACAGCACGCCTAGCACAATGAGCACGATGGCAAAGCGCCAGTCCAGAATGAACAGCACCACAATCGAGCCTGCGAACGCGAGTACTTGCGAAATGATCGATTTCATATGCTCGCCGTACGTTTGTTCGATCGTCTGGACGTCGTTCGTCAGCCTGGACAGCAGGTCACCGGAATGTCTCGATTCGACAGCTCTGGAGTTCAGCTTCACGATATGGGAATACAACGCCTTGCGAATATCTCCCATCGTGATCTTAATGCTACGCAAGTACATATATGTGCATAATGGAGATGTTAAGCTAAGCAACAGTACAGTGCCGATTACGAGATAGACAGCCTTCTGCAGCTCGGCCGGGTCTTGATGAACGGCGAAGTTCAGCAGAAATTGAATGACGAAAGAAAACATGATCGTCAGGCTTGCATTCACCGCACTGTCGCCGAACAGACCAATATAGTACGATTTACGACGTGATTTCATAAAAGACATAAGCTGACGGTAATCGTCAAACGCTTGCTTTAAGGGCATTGTCCTCACTCCTCTCATCTAGGCGTGACACACTGCCGGTCTCGTCATCCAATGAAAGCTGGTATAAGTATAGCCGCTTATATACGCCGTTCAGCTGCAGTAACTCCTCGTGTGTGCCACTCTCCACGATTCGACCATGGTCCAGCACGATAATTCGATCTGCGGACAGAACGGTCGACAGCCGGTGTGCGATGACGAGCACTGAGCTATTCGCCATCAGCTGATCCAGCGCCTGCTGCACGAGCGCCTCCGACTGCGTATCGAGCGCAGAGGTTGGCTCGTCCATCAGCAAGATCGGAGCACTCTTCAGGAAAGCTCTGGCGATCGCGATCCGTTGCTTCTGACCACCGGAAAGCCCGCCCCCTCTCTCCTGCAGGACGGTCTCATAGCCTTCTGGCAGCTTCATGATGAAGTCATGCGCATGAGCCGCCTTCGCCGCCTTCATAACATCTTCACGAGTTGCATCGGGATGTCCGTACGCGATATTCTCCGCAACTGTGGTCGGGAACAAGAATGACTCTTGTGAGACCATAGAGAGCAGAGCGCGCAGCGATGTCAAGTCCCACTCGTGCAGCGATCGGCCGAACACTCG
Above is a genomic segment from Paenibacillus sp. YYML68 containing:
- a CDS encoding ABC transporter ATP-binding protein, with the protein product MPLKQAFDDYRQLMSFMKSRRKSYYIGLFGDSAVNASLTIMFSFVIQFLLNFAVHQDPAELQKAVYLVIGTVLLLSLTSPLCTYMYLRSIKITMGDIRKALYSHIVKLNSRAVESRHSGDLLSRLTNDVQTIEQTYGEHMKSIISQVLAFAGSIVVLFILDWRFAIVLIVLGVLSVLLNTRFAAPMRRISDKLQLQLGELTERLGDLIAGLTVIKMFGLKSIVTKLCTKASDEVSESGVKQGHQSGLLESGNFIIQFLSLGGVLLIGLIFVSRNQMELGILGQMVQLQSGISFMFLQLGAAVTLMQQSFAGVARVQEVLREPVETERMLEPAHSEPSKEQGGVALKSSLHVEAAIELNRVTFGYTPERLVLKELSLVAREGEVTAIVGPSGGGKSTLLKLLLGFYPVEQGLLSFYGRPASQYTLKEVRDLIAYVPQEATLFHGTIADNIRFGLQNATDEEVQAAAEAAFAHAFIQELPDGYNTLVGESGANLSGGQRQRIAIARALLKNAPILLLDEATSALDAEAEYAVKQALDKLMVGRTTLVIAHRLSTIEQAHSICVIADGQLQEQGTHEQLLAQGGLYAELYQLQFRASPMEESAAV